CGGCGGCGGCGGTGGCCGCGTCGGCCAGGTCCAGCGGGCGGACGTGTGCGGGCGGCGGCATGCGGGCCCCTCCGGTGGTCGGCAGCGGCCCCACGCTACCGGTGGGCGGACGGGCGGGCCGCGGCCGGGGCGGGCCCGCCCGTAACCGTTTACCGGCGCGGCGCTCGGCTCGGTACGATTCACGGGCGCAGTGTTCGCTCGCGCACCCCCTGAGTCAGGAGAGACCGGTGTCAGACGTCCGTGTGATCATCCAACGCGATTCCGAGCGGGACGAGCGCGTGGTGGCCACGGGCACTACGGCGGCGGAGCTCTTCGCCGGCGAGCGCACCATCGTGGCCGCGCGCGTCGACGGTGAGCTGAAGGACCTCGCGTACGAGGTGAAGGACGGCGAGAGCGTCGAGCCGGTGGAGATCTCCTCCGAGGACGGCCTGAACATCCTGCGCCACTCGACCGCCCACGTCATGGCGCAGGCCGTGCAGGAGCTGTTCCCCGAGGCCAAGCTGGGCATCGGCCCGCCGGTCCGGGACGGCTTCTACTACGACTTCGACGTCGAGCGGCCCTTCACCCCCGAGGACCTCAAGGTCATCGAGAAGAAGATGCAGGAGATCCAGAAGCGCGGGCAGCGCTTCGCCCGCCGCGTGGTCTCCGACGAGGCCGCCCGCGAGGAGCTCGCGGACGAGCCGTACAAGCTGGAGCTCATCGGCATCAAGGGTTCCGCGTCCACCGACGACGGCGCGGACGTGGAGGTGGGCGGCGGCGAGCTGACCATCTACGACAACCTGGACGCCAAGACCGGTGACCTGTGCTGGAAGGACCTCTGCCGGGGACCCCACCTGCCCACCACCCGGAACATCCCCGCGTTCAAGCTGATGCGCAACGCGGCCGCCTACTGGCGCGGCAGCGAGAAGAACCCGATGCTCCAGCGCATCTACGGCACCGCCTGGCCGTCCAAGGACGAGCTGAAGGCGCACCTCGACTTCCTCGCCGAGGCCGAGAAGCGCGACCACCGCAAGCTCGGCGTCGAGCTCGACCTCTTCTCCGTCCAGGACGAGATCGGCTCCGGCCTCGCCGTCTTCCACCCGCGCGGCGGCACCATCCGCCGGGTCATGGAGGACTACTCGCGCCGCCGGCACGAGCAGGAGGGCTACGAGTTCGTCTACACCCCGCACGCCACCAAGGGCGCCCTCTTCGAGAAGAGCGGCCACCTGGACTGGTACGCGGAGGGCATGTACCCCCCCATGCAGCTCGACGGTGGTACCGACTACTACCTCAAGCCCATGAACTGCCCGATGCACAACCTGATCTTCGACGCGCGCGGCCGCTCCTACCGCGAACTGCCGCTGCGCCTCTTCGAGTTCGGCACCGTGTACCGGTACGAGAAGTCGGGCGTCGTGCACGGCCTGACCCGCTCGCGCGGCTTCACCCAGGACGACGCGCACATCTACTGCACCAAGGAGCAGATGGCGGCGGAGCTCGACCGCACCCTGACCTTCGTGCTGAACCTGCTCCGCGACTACGGTCTGACCGACTTCTACCTGGAGCTGTCGACCAAGGACCCGGAGAAGTTCGTCGGCTCGGACGAGGTCTGGGAAGAGGCCACCGAGACCCTGCGCCAGGTCGCCGAGAAGCAGGGCCTGCCGCTGGTCCCGGACCCGGGCGGCGCCGCGTTCTACGGCCCGAAGATCTCGGTGCAGTGCCGCGACGCCATCGGCCGCACCTGGCAGATGTCGACCGTGCAGCTGGACTTCAACCTGCCGGAGCGCTTCAACCTGGAGTACACCGGCCCGGACGGCTCGCGCCAGCGCCCGGTCATGATCCACCGCGCGCTCTTCGGCTCCATCGAGCGCTTCTTCGCCGTCCTGCTGGAGCACTACGCGGGCGCCATGCCGCCGTGGCTGGCGCCGGTCCAGGCCGTCGGCATCCCGATCGGCGACGGGCACGTGGAGTACCTGCAGGAGTTCGCCGCCGAGGCGAAGAAGAAGGGCCTGCGGGTCGAGGTGGACGCCTCCTCCGACCGCATGCAGAAGAAGATCCGCAACCACCAGAAGCTCAAGGTCCCGTTCATGATCATCGTCGGTGACGAGGACATGGCCGCGGGCACCGTCTCCTTCCGCTACCGCGACGGTTCGCAGGAGAACGGCATCGCCAAGGACGAGGCGCTGGCCAAGCTGGCGCAGGTCGTCGCGGACCGCGTCCAGGTCTGATCCACGGCGCCCCGCACGGGCCGGGCTCCCGGAAAGTGATCACTTTCCGGGGGCCTTCCTCGTTCGCCGGAGCGAGGTCATATGCTGCGTCCTATGACGATTGAGCCGGAGCAGCAGGTCGGTGTGGGCACGCAGGACGCGTTCCAGCGTCTGTGGACGCCCCACCGGATGGCCTACATCCAGGGGGAGAACAAGCCGACCGGCCCGGAGGCCGGGGACGGCTGTCCCTTCTGCGCGCTTCCGGACCTGTCCGACGAGGACGGGCTGATCGTCGCGCGCGGCACGCACGTCTACGCGGTGCTGAACCTCTACCCGTACAACGGCGGCCACCTGATGGTCGTCCCGTTCCGGCACGTCGCGGACTACACCGAGCTGGACGACGCGGAGACGGCCGAGCTCGCGGAGCTGACGAAGCGGGCCATGACCGCGCTGCGCAAGGCCTCCGGGGCGCACGGGTTCAACATCGGCATGAACCAGGGCGCGGCCGCCGGCGCCGGCATCGCCGCCCACCTGCACCAGCACATCGTGCCCCGCTGGGGCGGGGACACGAACTTCATGCCGGTGGTCGGCCACACCAAGGTGCTGCCCCAGCTCCTCGCGGACACCCGCCGGATGCTCGCCGACGCCTGGCCCGTCGACTAGCACGCCCCGTGGCACGTCCCGGTGGGGGAGAGCACCGGGACGACGTGCTCGGCACGGTCCGAGGGCGACGGCCTAGGCCGTCTCTTTCGGATCTTGCCGGGCCCGCGACGCCTGGCACCGTGCCTGGCCGCACTGCCGAGGCGACCACGTACGTCCAGTACGCGAGCGCCCCGGCAGCACGCCCAGGCACGGCACCAGACGCCGCGGGCTCGGCCGACAAGATCCGAAAGAGACGACCTAGCCGTCGTACACGTCCGCCTTGCGCGGGGACGGCTCCTGGACCATGCCGCTCATGATCGAGGAGCGGGTGCTGAAGCGTTCGGTGTCGACGCCGTTCTCCTCCAGGACCTTGAAGGCCGCGGCGTGCACCGAGCGCAGTACCGGCGCCACCGTGCGCAGGGCGTCGTCGGCCATGAAGCGGTGGCGCCACATCGAGCCGGCCCACACGTGGCGGACGCCGAAGGGCTCGGGCAGGACCAGCTTCCCGCCGAGGTGCTCCAGGAGCGGCGGGTACCAGGTGAGCGGGGCCCGCACGGCCAGGCGCACGACCTCGTTCGCGTCCACCAGCGGCAGCCGCCGCTCCGTGGTCTCCCAGAAGCGGATGCTCTTGGGCACCTCCACCGAGGGGGTCTTCGACTTCGAGGTGAACAGGCCGTGGACCGGGCCGAGGGCGTGCGCGGTCACGTCCACGCGCAGGGTTTTGTAGAGCACGGTCACGGTCACCAGCATCGTGATGACCAGCTGGCCGTCCCAGAGCGGGTACTGGATGCCCAGGTAGTGCCGGTTGCCCGCGTTGAACTGCTGCTCGTTGCAGATCCGGGTCACTTCGTGCGGCTTGACCAGGAAGGTGTCGATGTTCTCGCCGGTGGGCCGGGCCACCTCGCCCGCGCCCTCGCCGACCGGGGTGACGATCCAGTGCTGGATCGAG
Above is a window of Streptomyces subrutilus DNA encoding:
- the thrS gene encoding threonine--tRNA ligase, producing the protein MSDVRVIIQRDSERDERVVATGTTAAELFAGERTIVAARVDGELKDLAYEVKDGESVEPVEISSEDGLNILRHSTAHVMAQAVQELFPEAKLGIGPPVRDGFYYDFDVERPFTPEDLKVIEKKMQEIQKRGQRFARRVVSDEAAREELADEPYKLELIGIKGSASTDDGADVEVGGGELTIYDNLDAKTGDLCWKDLCRGPHLPTTRNIPAFKLMRNAAAYWRGSEKNPMLQRIYGTAWPSKDELKAHLDFLAEAEKRDHRKLGVELDLFSVQDEIGSGLAVFHPRGGTIRRVMEDYSRRRHEQEGYEFVYTPHATKGALFEKSGHLDWYAEGMYPPMQLDGGTDYYLKPMNCPMHNLIFDARGRSYRELPLRLFEFGTVYRYEKSGVVHGLTRSRGFTQDDAHIYCTKEQMAAELDRTLTFVLNLLRDYGLTDFYLELSTKDPEKFVGSDEVWEEATETLRQVAEKQGLPLVPDPGGAAFYGPKISVQCRDAIGRTWQMSTVQLDFNLPERFNLEYTGPDGSRQRPVMIHRALFGSIERFFAVLLEHYAGAMPPWLAPVQAVGIPIGDGHVEYLQEFAAEAKKKGLRVEVDASSDRMQKKIRNHQKLKVPFMIIVGDEDMAAGTVSFRYRDGSQENGIAKDEALAKLAQVVADRVQV
- a CDS encoding HIT family protein encodes the protein MLRPMTIEPEQQVGVGTQDAFQRLWTPHRMAYIQGENKPTGPEAGDGCPFCALPDLSDEDGLIVARGTHVYAVLNLYPYNGGHLMVVPFRHVADYTELDDAETAELAELTKRAMTALRKASGAHGFNIGMNQGAAAGAGIAAHLHQHIVPRWGGDTNFMPVVGHTKVLPQLLADTRRMLADAWPVD